The following proteins are encoded in a genomic region of Pyrus communis chromosome 11, drPyrComm1.1, whole genome shotgun sequence:
- the LOC137707589 gene encoding protein LEAD-SENSITIVE 1-like: MGVLSNKIQRDLLKPGDHIYSWRHAYLYAHHGIYVGEGKVIHFTRGAGQEIGTGTVLDRFLISSSPSHSPDNPCPNCGDLSTVDGVMSSCIDCFLSGGYLYLFEYGVTPAFFVAKARGGTCTLARSDPPEDVLHRASFLLQNGFGSYDIFKNNCEDFAIYCKTGLLVFTSISVGRSGQAASFVAAATAAVSSPLRFLTTSFTGLGAVGCGMYCVSRLVSDIGIRRDVRKVSVERLITPCALDESVVATELLKKE, encoded by the exons ATGGGAGTGCTGTCGAACAAGATCCAGAGGGATCTTCTGAAGCCTGGAGATCACATCTATTCCTGGCGCCACGCCTACCTTTATGCCCACCACG GGATATATGTTGGTGAAGGAAAGGTTATTCACTTCACTCGAGGAGCGGGCCAGGAAATTGGCACAGGAACTGTGTTAGACCGCTTCCTCATAAGCAGCTCTCCATCCCATTCTCCGGACAATCCCTGCCCAAACTGCGGCGATCTATCAACAGTTGATGGTGTCATGTCTTCTTGCATCGATTGTTTTCTATCTGGCGGTTATCTTTACCTCTTTGAATATGGTGTCACTCCAGCTTTCTTTGTTGCCAAAGCTAGAGGGGGTACCTGTACCCTTGCGCGGTCTGACCCTCCCGAAGATGTCCTTCACCGTGCTTCTTTCCTTCTGCAGAATGGCTTTGGTAGTTATGACATTTTCAAAAACAACTGTGAAGATTTCGCCATATATTGCAAAACAGGCTTGCTCGTGTTCACCAGCATTAGCGTGGGCAGGAGTGGACAGGCTGCCTCCTTCGTAGCTGCCGCAACTGCTGCTGTTTCTTCACCGCTTCGATTTTTGACTACCAGTTTTACTGGTCTGGGTGCTGTAGGTTGTGGCATGTATTGTGTTAGTAGATTGGTTTCTGACATCGGAATACGCCGAGATGTTAGGAAAGTATCGGTGGAGAGACTGATTACCCCCTGTGCCCTTGACGAGTCAGTGGTTGCAACTGAATTGCTCAAGAAAGAATAA
- the LOC137707681 gene encoding uncharacterized protein, with the protein MASTSQRSLLLLIVLLSLFAISATASRPCKTLFVSSYSFSLRRLPSSSSSSGFVTIVTEISQIRPVHLHPARFDDGFVSHPHHDAASEKRTQTAPLFPVIGTDSGSSSYDLSSLRDRTKDILSVVVSLLFGVGCGALTAAIMFLAWSVFISRHDSGSSSSDDDFEDFSPKKMGYVKIPEVTADSVSPPPSTVKEATAV; encoded by the coding sequence ATGGCGTCAACGAGTCAACgatctctcctcctcctcatcgtGCTCCTCTCCCTCTTCGCAATCTCCGCCACCGCATCAAGGCCCTGTAAAACCCTCTTCGTTTCCTCCTACTCCTTCTCCCTCCGCCGCCtcccctcctcctcttcctcctccggCTTCGTCACCATCGTCACCGAGATCAGCCAGATCCGCCCCGTCCACCTCCACCCCGCCCGATTCGACGACGGCTTCGTCTCACACCCTCACCACGACGCCGCCAGCGAGAAGCGAACTCAGACGGCGCCGCTCTTTCCCGTTATAGGAACGGACTCGGGGTCTTCCTCCTACGACCTCAGCTCCCTCCGCGATCGCACCAAAGACATCCTGAGCGTCGTCGTTTCGCTACTCTTTGGCGTCGGCTGCGGCGCGCTCACCGCCGCCATCATGTTCCTGGCTTGGTCCGTCTTCATCAGTCGCCACGACAGCGGCTCCAGCTCTTCCGATGACGATTTCGAAGACTTCAGCCCGAAGAAGATGGGGTATGTCAAGATTCCGGAGGTGACCGCTGACTCCGTTTCCCCACCACCGTCGACAGTCAAGGAAGCCACCGCTGTGTGA